A window of the Cystobacter fuscus genome harbors these coding sequences:
- a CDS encoding transglycosylase SLT domain-containing protein, protein MSFSVNSRSSSYRLPEVKFPETPSFASTPTETLPELDPSQLLNLFADAFSTEPTPSSFSDPTGQGGGLDQLLEQAKQLVQTLEQLTELLQAPEIGEEPPAGGKQPQSLFQNPEGPGAPEGGPGGPEGTSGTQGAGEAPKGQVGDWIKEAQKQLAAAGIPADKMKAEDIAKIIQHESSGDPNAINLWDDNAKKGTPSIGLMQTIQPTFDAYKLPGHDNIRNPVDNIIAGVRYAVDRYGSVSNVPGLQAMNNGSGYVGY, encoded by the coding sequence ATGTCCTTCTCCGTCAACTCGCGTAGCTCGTCGTATCGCCTCCCCGAAGTGAAGTTTCCCGAGACCCCGTCGTTCGCCTCCACGCCGACGGAGACCCTGCCGGAGCTGGATCCCAGCCAGCTGCTGAATCTGTTCGCGGACGCCTTCAGCACCGAGCCGACCCCGTCGAGCTTCAGCGACCCGACGGGGCAGGGCGGAGGGCTGGACCAGTTGCTGGAGCAGGCCAAGCAGCTCGTGCAGACGCTGGAGCAGCTGACCGAGCTGTTGCAGGCGCCGGAGATCGGCGAGGAGCCGCCGGCGGGTGGGAAGCAGCCGCAGTCGCTCTTCCAGAACCCGGAGGGCCCGGGCGCTCCGGAGGGTGGTCCGGGCGGTCCGGAAGGCACGAGCGGTACGCAGGGCGCGGGTGAGGCCCCCAAGGGCCAGGTGGGCGATTGGATCAAGGAGGCGCAGAAGCAGCTCGCCGCGGCGGGCATCCCCGCGGACAAGATGAAGGCGGAGGACATCGCCAAGATCATCCAGCACGAGTCGAGCGGTGACCCGAACGCCATCAACCTGTGGGACGACAACGCGAAGAAGGGCACGCCGTCCATCGGCCTGATGCAGACCATCCAGCCGACGTTCGATGCGTACAAGCTGCCCGGCCACGACAACATCCGCAACCCGGTGGACAACATCATCGCGGGCGTGCGCTACGCGGTGGATCGCTACGGCTCGGTGTCCAACGTGCCCGGCCTGCAGGCGATGAACAACGGCAGCGGCTACGTCGGTTACTGA
- a CDS encoding DeoR/GlpR family DNA-binding transcription regulator — protein sequence MPPPDSSATAHLPEERRRIILERLATEGRVFAADLCGILRVSEDTIRRDLRELDEAGLLRRVHGGALPRAQAPLAHTVRAEARQSEKQALARIAAGLVRADQVLFLDGGTTMLEVARCLPRELRGTVVTVSPPVALALAEHPGLEVRLVGGRVHPQALTLVGAETVEALRQVRADLFLLGVCGLHAEAGITALHAEEAAVKRAMIQGAAETVAVVTADKLGTLAPFVVAPVQALAALVTETPASESTLAPFRKLNLRVMTP from the coding sequence ATGCCACCTCCAGACAGCTCCGCCACCGCGCATCTGCCCGAGGAGCGGCGGCGCATCATCCTCGAGCGGCTCGCGACCGAGGGCCGGGTCTTCGCCGCCGACCTCTGCGGGATCCTGCGGGTTTCGGAGGATACGATCCGGAGGGACTTGCGTGAGCTGGACGAGGCGGGCCTGCTGCGGCGCGTGCATGGTGGCGCGCTTCCCCGAGCCCAGGCGCCGCTGGCCCACACGGTTCGCGCCGAGGCACGGCAATCCGAGAAGCAGGCCCTGGCGCGGATCGCCGCCGGGCTGGTGCGCGCCGATCAGGTGCTCTTCCTCGATGGGGGAACGACGATGCTGGAAGTGGCGCGGTGCCTGCCGCGGGAGCTTCGGGGCACCGTCGTCACGGTGAGTCCGCCGGTGGCGCTCGCGCTGGCGGAGCATCCGGGGCTCGAGGTCCGGCTGGTGGGGGGCCGGGTGCACCCGCAGGCCCTGACGCTGGTGGGCGCCGAGACGGTGGAGGCACTGCGGCAGGTGCGGGCCGACCTGTTCCTGTTGGGCGTCTGTGGACTGCACGCCGAGGCGGGCATCACCGCGCTCCATGCCGAGGAGGCGGCCGTCAAGCGCGCGATGATCCAGGGCGCGGCCGAGACGGTGGCGGTGGTGACGGCCGACAAGCTCGGGACGCTCGCGCCCTTCGTGGTGGCGCCCGTGCAAGCCCTGGCGGCGCTGGTGACCGAGACACCCGCCTCCGAGTCCACCCTGGCCCCCTTCCGCAAGCTCAACCTCCGGGTGATGACGCCATGA